From the Acidobacteriota bacterium genome, the window CGCTTCGCGGACGCCAGGTCGCCCGAGTTGATCTGCGACTGCATCTGGCTGTGGACCATGGAGACCGCGTCCTGCTGCAACTGCAGGGCGTACGCGTGGCCGGGATCGCGCCGGAGAATCTCCCCGGTGAGCTGCAGCACGTTGTTCCCGGGTGGTTCGATGAACCGTCCCGCGGAATACGCCTGGTAGGCCTGGGTGGACAAGGCCTGCAGCGGATCGTCCACGGGTGTTTCTCCACCCGAGCCGGGCTGGTCGCCTTTGTTCGCCCATTTGCCGGAGTCGGGCGGCTCCTCCGCCGGCGGTGGCGGCGGGACCGGTGTCGGTTGCGGCTTGGCGTCTTTCCGCCCCTTGTCCGACTGCGCCGCGCCGCCGGGAAGCACGGGCAGCGTGAGCGTGCCGGTCGGCTGGCTCGATGGCGGACTGGCGGCCGGCAGGGACGCGGGGGTTGTCACGGGCGGAGTCTGGGTGCCGCCGGAGCTGCCGCCGGCCACCGTGGTGGAGGCGGTCGGCGTCTTGGGTGACGGTTTGAGTAACACCGCCAGCACCACGACCGCCAGAGCCACGATGATCAATCCGGCAGCGGCAACACCTCCGATTATCAGCACCTTCTTCTTGCTGGTATCGGGCCGGGCGGCGGGGAAACCGGTGCCCAGCCGCGAGTCAAACACGGTGGCGCCGGGAATCTGAACACCCTGGGTGCCCGGCGGATACGCCTGGGTGCCACCCGGATATGCCTGCGTCCCGGCAGGGTACGCCTGGGTGCCCGGCGGGTAAGCCTGTGTTCCGGCGGCGTACGCCTGGGTGCCCGGCGGCGGCGGGGGCGTGCCCGCCGGTCGGGCCGGGGCGGCGCCCGTGGCGGCATAGGCGGCGGTGGCGCGGGGCGGCGGCGCCGTGCGGAGGGCCTCCTGCAGCGCCGCGCCGAGCGCCTGCGAAAATTCTTCGACGGTCTGATATCGGGTGCGCGGATCCTTCTCCAGGGCGTGCAGGACCGTCCGGTCGAACACCTTGGGCAGCTGCGGTAGGACCTTGGAGGGCGAGGGCGGCGGTGTGCGCACGTGGGCCTGCATGATCTCGAAATCGGTGCTTCCCCGGAACGGCACCGTGCCGGTGAGCAGCTCGAAGAGCGTGATGCCCAGCGCGTAGATGTCGCACCGAAAATCAGTCTCCTTGCCCTGGATCTGCTCGGGCGACATGTAGTACAGGGTGCCCACCTGCAGGCCGGTCTGGGTCAGGCGCGACTGGCCCATCACCCGGGCGATGCCGAAGTCCATGACCTTGACGATGCCTTGCCGGTTCACGATCATGTTCGACGGTTTGATGTCCCGGTGCAGGATGCCCATCCGGTGGGCCTGGCTCAGGCCG encodes:
- a CDS encoding protein kinase, coding for MIGQVIDHYKILEKIGQGGMGTVYKAVDINLDRIVAIKVLSKELSQEASLIQRFLAEAKTQAQLNHPNVCTLYNFFRHQDQLFMVMEYVEGMNLEQMIRQRGAVPFHEAVPLFQQALFGLSQAHRMGILHRDIKPSNMIVNRQGIVKVMDFGIARVMGQSRLTQTGLQVGTLYYMSPEQIQGKETDFRCDIYALGITLFELLTGTVPFRGSTDFEIMQAHVRTPPPSPSKVLPQLPKVFDRTVLHALEKDPRTRYQTVEEFSQALGAALQEALRTAPPPRATAAYAATGAAPARPAGTPPPPPGTQAYAAGTQAYPPGTQAYPAGTQAYPGGTQAYPPGTQGVQIPGATVFDSRLGTGFPAARPDTSKKKVLIIGGVAAAGLIIVALAVVVLAVLLKPSPKTPTASTTVAGGSSGGTQTPPVTTPASLPAASPPSSQPTGTLTLPVLPGGAAQSDKGRKDAKPQPTPVPPPPPAEEPPDSGKWANKGDQPGSGGETPVDDPLQALSTQAYQAYSAGRFIEPPGNNVLQLTGEILRRDPGHAYALQLQQDAVSMVHSQMQSQINSGDLASAKRLCRLLMQFFPANSDYRQLMSNLEHAEQQAAVESQAQTFLVGHDHSGDFTLFCIGHLSIYPDRVVYRTIRSIDGRTDDFEVPRSAIKEFKTNRLPIGMYRAFHIKLTNGNNYNFAHIDQNGNDIGPEAVVAAYGY